The following proteins are encoded in a genomic region of Candidatus Leptovillus gracilis:
- the cydD gene encoding thiol reductant ABC exporter subunit CydD produces the protein MFDRRLWQEAENGRFLLFLTILLSALGGAATILQAYGLSQVVARVFLSGAALADVRGPMALLLTAVIGRAALAWGREWAANRLSSDIKTDLRDRLFTHLRALGPGYVQGEQTGELTAVLTHALDALDAYFSQYLPQLFIAALVPLSILLVTLPADWLSALVLLLTAPLMPLFMVLIGRYAETLTQRQWGLLSRMSAHFLDVLQGLTTLKQLGQSQRQAANIATITDRFRATTLGVLRVAFLSALVLELFSTLSVAIVAVSLALRLLNGRFPFETALFILILAPEFYLPLRQLGQRFHAGMDGLAAAARVFALLAEGSPRRHGEHEREDFKSLGALRAAVVQISFHNVSVTYAGRGQAALQEVSFTAVPGQTTALVGASGAGKSTIAGLLLGFVPPSAGQIMLNDKPLELWDTAVLRQQIAWVPQQPYLFDDTIANNIRLAHPSASLDEVIAAAQQAHLHDFVQSLPDGYETRIGERGARLSGGQAQRLALARAFLKDAPLLILDEPTAHLDPRTEADIQTAMRRLMDGRTTLVIAHRLPTIRHAAQIIVLDNGRILESGSHDELMQRNGRYAAMQTENAEHGTGNTEPRTQNAESSPPRPASLSPVLPLSPIPLSRLLRFLTPHARWVALAVLLGALTVGSSVALLATSAYLISAAALRPSIADLSVAIVGVRFFGLSRGVLRYLERLVAHNTTFRVLAQIRVWFYQAIEPLAPARLQSYRSGDLLSRIVADVETLQDFYVRVAGPPLVAVVVTAAMMLFMAAFDPMLALALLIGLLLAGAGVPWLSHRLSRAANETAVSLHADLQTSLIDGLQGMADLQAYGQDHAWADKIHRQGTALAQTEKRLAAVSGLQTGLLELLTQGSMLLIVALAVPLVATGQINGVYLAALAMAAVASFEVTPPLAQAAQQLPASLAAARRLFALADASPAVQPPDKPANPPIDPIHLSLRHVAFRYETAVHPTLQDVSFDLSPGKRLAVVGPSGAGKSTLVNLLLRFWEYDDGEIVLNGRSLHDYKPDDIRACFAVIPQQPYLFNASIWDNIRIARPEANPEAIIAAAQQAQLHEFVGRLPAGYQTNVGALGMQLSGGERQRLAIARAILRDAPILLLDEPTANLDPVTEQAVLDTIFRLAEGRSLLLITHTQAGLAQMDEIVRL, from the coding sequence ATGTTTGATCGGCGTTTGTGGCAAGAGGCGGAAAACGGCCGTTTCCTCCTCTTCCTCACCATCCTGCTCAGCGCTCTGGGCGGCGCGGCCACCATTCTGCAAGCCTATGGGTTGAGCCAGGTGGTGGCCCGCGTCTTTTTAAGCGGCGCAGCTCTGGCCGACGTGCGCGGTCCGATGGCGCTGCTGCTGACGGCCGTCATCGGGCGAGCGGCGCTGGCCTGGGGGCGCGAATGGGCGGCCAACCGGTTGTCCAGCGATATCAAAACCGACCTACGCGACCGGCTTTTTACCCACCTGCGCGCTTTAGGACCGGGCTATGTGCAGGGGGAGCAGACGGGGGAGTTAACGGCCGTTCTCACCCACGCCCTGGACGCCCTGGACGCCTATTTCAGCCAATACCTGCCGCAACTGTTCATCGCTGCCCTTGTCCCGCTTTCCATTCTGCTGGTCACGCTGCCTGCCGATTGGCTCTCAGCGCTGGTGCTGCTGCTGACCGCGCCGCTAATGCCTCTGTTCATGGTGCTGATCGGCCGTTACGCCGAGACGTTGACGCAGCGGCAGTGGGGACTGCTCAGCCGCATGAGCGCCCACTTTTTGGACGTGCTGCAAGGTCTGACCACGCTCAAACAGTTAGGTCAGAGTCAGCGTCAGGCAGCCAACATCGCCACAATCACCGACCGTTTTCGGGCGACGACGTTGGGCGTGCTGCGCGTGGCTTTCCTGTCGGCGCTGGTATTAGAACTGTTCTCGACCCTCAGTGTGGCGATTGTGGCGGTCTCTTTGGCGCTGCGGCTGCTGAACGGCCGTTTCCCCTTCGAGACCGCCCTATTCATCCTCATCCTGGCCCCAGAGTTTTACCTGCCGCTGCGCCAATTGGGACAGCGCTTCCACGCCGGCATGGATGGCCTGGCCGCCGCCGCCCGCGTATTTGCGTTATTGGCAGAGGGTTCACCACGGAGGCACGGAGAACACGAAAGGGAAGATTTTAAGAGCCTCGGTGCCCTCCGCGCCGCCGTGGTGCAAATCTCCTTTCACAACGTCAGCGTGACGTATGCCGGGCGCGGGCAGGCAGCGCTGCAAGAGGTGAGTTTTACGGCCGTGCCCGGCCAGACCACCGCCCTGGTGGGAGCCAGCGGCGCCGGTAAATCCACCATCGCCGGGCTGCTGCTGGGTTTTGTGCCGCCATCCGCCGGGCAGATTATGCTAAACGACAAGCCACTGGAATTGTGGGACACGGCCGTTCTCCGACAACAGATCGCCTGGGTCCCACAGCAGCCTTACCTGTTCGACGATACCATCGCCAACAACATTCGCCTGGCTCACCCCAGCGCATCGCTCGACGAGGTGATAGCCGCCGCGCAGCAGGCCCACCTGCACGATTTCGTGCAAAGCCTGCCTGACGGCTACGAAACGCGCATCGGCGAACGTGGGGCGCGTCTCAGCGGCGGGCAGGCGCAGCGGCTGGCTCTGGCCCGCGCCTTCCTCAAAGACGCTCCGCTGCTCATCCTGGACGAGCCTACGGCCCATCTGGACCCGCGCACCGAGGCCGACATCCAGACCGCCATGCGCCGCCTCATGGACGGGCGCACTACCCTGGTCATCGCCCACCGCCTACCCACCATCCGCCACGCCGCCCAAATCATCGTGCTAGACAACGGCCGTATCCTCGAAAGCGGCTCCCACGACGAACTGATGCAGCGCAACGGCCGTTACGCCGCCATGCAAACAGAAAATGCAGAACACGGAACGGGGAACACGGAACCGAGAACACAGAACGCGGAATCTTCCCCGCCTCGCCCCGCCTCCTTGTCGCCCGTTCTCCCCCTCTCCCCCATTCCCCTCTCCCGCCTCCTCCGTTTCCTCACACCCCATGCCCGATGGGTGGCCCTGGCGGTGCTGCTAGGGGCGCTGACGGTGGGCAGCAGCGTGGCCCTGCTGGCGACTTCGGCATACCTGATCAGCGCGGCGGCCTTACGGCCGTCCATCGCCGATTTAAGCGTGGCGATAGTCGGCGTGCGCTTTTTTGGCCTTAGTCGCGGCGTGCTGCGCTACCTGGAACGGCTGGTGGCCCACAATACCACCTTCCGCGTGCTGGCGCAGATTCGCGTCTGGTTCTACCAGGCCATCGAACCGCTGGCCCCTGCCCGTCTCCAGTCCTATCGCAGCGGCGATTTGCTCAGCCGCATCGTCGCCGACGTAGAAACGCTGCAAGATTTTTACGTGCGCGTCGCCGGGCCGCCGCTGGTTGCCGTCGTGGTTACAGCGGCAATGATGCTCTTCATGGCCGCCTTCGATCCAATGCTGGCACTGGCGCTGCTGATCGGATTGCTCCTGGCCGGGGCAGGCGTGCCCTGGCTTAGTCACCGTCTCAGCCGCGCCGCCAACGAAACGGCCGTTTCCCTCCACGCCGACCTGCAAACCAGCCTCATAGACGGGCTGCAAGGCATGGCCGATTTGCAGGCTTATGGGCAAGACCATGCCTGGGCCGACAAAATCCACCGGCAGGGCACAGCCCTGGCGCAAACCGAAAAACGGCTGGCGGCCGTCAGTGGTCTGCAAACGGGGCTGTTGGAACTGCTGACCCAGGGCAGCATGCTCCTGATTGTGGCGCTGGCCGTGCCCCTGGTTGCCACCGGACAGATCAACGGCGTTTACCTGGCGGCATTAGCAATGGCCGCCGTCGCCAGCTTCGAGGTGACGCCACCATTAGCCCAGGCCGCCCAGCAGCTGCCAGCCAGCCTTGCCGCCGCCCGCCGCCTGTTCGCCCTGGCCGACGCCTCTCCCGCCGTGCAGCCACCCGACAAACCGGCAAACCCGCCGATCGATCCGATCCACCTCAGCCTGCGTCATGTCGCTTTTCGTTACGAGACGGCCGTCCACCCCACCCTCCAAGACGTCAGCTTTGATTTGTCACCGGGCAAGCGGCTGGCCGTCGTAGGTCCCAGCGGGGCGGGCAAATCTACCCTGGTAAACCTGCTCCTGCGCTTTTGGGAGTATGACGATGGCGAGATTGTACTGAACGGCCGTTCTCTGCACGACTACAAGCCAGACGACATCCGCGCCTGTTTCGCCGTCATCCCGCAGCAGCCCTACCTGTTTAACGCCTCCATTTGGGACAACATCCGCATCGCCCGCCCCGAAGCCAACCCGGAAGCCATTATCGCCGCCGCGCAGCAGGCGCAGCTGCATGAGTTTGTCGGCCGGTTGCCGGCGGGCTACCAGACCAATGTCGGCGCGTTGGGGATGCAGTTGAGTGGTGGCGAGCGCCAGCGGTTAGCCATCGCCCGCGCTATTTTGCGCGACGCCCCCATCCTGCTGCTGGATGAACCAACCGCCAACCTGGACCCAGTGACCGAACAGGCGGTGCTGGACACAATTTTCCGGCTGGCAGAAGGCCGCAGCCTGCTGCTGATCACCCACACTCAAGCCGGGTTGGCGCAGATGGATGAAATCGTCAGGCTTTGA
- the cydB gene encoding cytochrome d ubiquinol oxidase subunit II yields the protein MDLNVLWFILIGVLYAGFFLLEGFDFGVGILLPFLGKNDKTRRMMINTIGPHWDGNEVWLLTAGGATFAAFPHWYATLFSGFYLALFLLLLTLIVRGVAFEFRSKDANLRWRALWDWSIFVGSLVPPLLLGVAFANMIRGIPIDATMTYTGGFFNLLNPYALVIGLMAVGICVLHGAIFLSLKTAGPLQAASQKTAWRVWPVAVVLVALAIIGTYLSTGIVASLGVNPGIEPIAGMIALLSAGYFIRKKQNAWAFVMTGLTIVLIVMTAFMIMFPAVMVSSTDPAYSLTIYNASSTPYTLRVMTIIALIFVPIVVGYQAWSFWVFRERITEQSALEY from the coding sequence CATCGGCGTATTGTACGCCGGGTTCTTCCTGCTAGAAGGTTTCGACTTTGGCGTGGGCATCTTGCTCCCCTTCCTGGGCAAAAACGACAAAACCCGCCGCATGATGATCAACACCATCGGCCCCCATTGGGATGGCAACGAGGTTTGGCTGCTGACGGCCGGTGGCGCAACTTTCGCCGCTTTCCCCCATTGGTACGCCACCCTATTCAGCGGCTTCTACCTGGCCCTCTTCCTCCTGCTGCTCACCCTGATTGTGCGCGGCGTGGCCTTTGAATTTCGCAGCAAAGACGCCAACCTCAGGTGGCGCGCCCTGTGGGATTGGAGCATCTTCGTCGGCAGCCTGGTCCCACCGCTGCTGCTGGGCGTCGCCTTCGCCAACATGATACGCGGCATACCCATAGACGCCACCATGACATACACCGGCGGCTTCTTCAATTTGCTCAACCCTTACGCCCTGGTCATTGGGCTGATGGCGGTAGGCATTTGCGTGCTGCACGGGGCAATCTTCCTGTCGCTGAAAACGGCCGGCCCACTGCAAGCCGCCAGCCAAAAAACCGCCTGGCGCGTCTGGCCCGTCGCCGTTGTGTTGGTGGCGCTGGCAATCATCGGCACATACCTCTCCACCGGCATCGTCGCCAGCCTGGGCGTCAACCCCGGCATCGAACCTATTGCGGGAATGATAGCCCTCTTGTCGGCCGGCTATTTCATTCGCAAGAAACAAAACGCCTGGGCGTTTGTCATGACCGGCTTAACCATTGTCCTGATAGTGATGACCGCCTTCATGATTATGTTCCCCGCCGTGATGGTCTCCAGCACCGACCCGGCTTACAGCCTGACCATCTACAACGCCTCGTCCACCCCCTACACCCTGCGCGTCATGACCATCATCGCCCTGATTTTTGTGCCCATTGTGGTGGGTTATCAGGCGTGGAGCTTCTGGGTTTTCCGCGAACGTATCACCGAACAAAGCGCGCTGGAATATTAG